One window from the genome of Myxocyprinus asiaticus isolate MX2 ecotype Aquarium Trade chromosome 30, UBuf_Myxa_2, whole genome shotgun sequence encodes:
- the LOC127421560 gene encoding DNA-binding protein SATB1-like, whose translation MMDHLASASNSQGPVLCEPSYPACKMAHMENARDLPGFGLTPLSMASNPTTLSNAVRRKGSLLPVFCMVEQGDISPSERKRSEHAEFVLLRKDLLFSQITEAALQELGYTHTVAALATGQFQVGHWNPVALSTVTDISDATVGDMLQDLYHIITFRIKLNSVSKLEDLPAEQWTHSILRNALKELLKEMNQSALAKECPLSQSMISSVVNGTYYTSISAARCQEFGQWYKHHKKAKTMMGEMDRHCNQPSFSSQPTIYQQTMEDTGEEPHGIVQMQAGMPGLVMAQLLSQQHAMSQLLTHAHTHSPGAHPVALRMPPKCNVSPPTVARVSSPVSDVSPEIYHWVREELKRAGVSQAVFARVAINRTQGLLSEILRKEEDPRCASQSLLVNLRAMQAFLQLPQSQRDSIYLEERERNLNSTYSTSTCSPLPIQAKLSPVSKDIVVKVESDDYSINSGIYDEIQQEMRRAKVSQALFAKVSAAKSQGWLCELLRWREEPSPHNRTLWENLTLIRQFLNLNQSERDVIYDQESNTGQTLLPEIHTRPLPEALQAIPQHVRLIKQLQKNPSHHQPFPHPQLITGRDKTIDPSLGGTFLPPEAHAIMQSFIKEVGLHPDQEAIHTLSAQLGVAKETVLSFFHGHNWHRPDDKHKRMDQQEEEMEDDYMEEDVECRYTKENYERIEQNKITGKQDIVVEQNASTQTRLIITIKQEEELPCKEEHDDSPVHCHFINS comes from the exons ATGATGGACCATTTGGCAAGTGCTAGTAACAGTCAAGGGCCAGTTCTCTGTGAGCCATCTTACCCTGCCTGTAAAATGGCCCATATGGAGAATGCCAGAGATTTACCTGGATTTGGACTCACACCTCTGAGCATGGCATCTAATCCAACAACATTGTCAAATGCAGTTAGAAGGAAAG GCAGTCTGCTTCCTGTGTTCTGTATGGTGGAGCAGGGTGATATCTCACCCTCCGAGAGAAAGAGGTCAGAGCATGCAGAATTTGTGCTGTTGAGGAAAGACCTACTGTTTAGCCAGATCACTGAGGCTGCACTGCAAGAGCTGGGGTACACGCACACTGTAGCTGCACTGGCTAcag GTCAATTTCAAGTTGGTCACTGGAACCCTGTAGCCCTGTCCACTGTGACTGACATTTCAGATGCAACAGTAGGAGACATGCTTCAAGACCTTTATCATATCATCACCTTTAGAATAAAACTAAACAG tGTTTCTAAATTAGAGGACTTGCCTGCTGAGCAGTGGACTCATTCCATTTTGAGAAATGCCCTAAAGGAGCTGCTGAAAGAGATGAATCAGAGCGCACTGGCTAAAGAGTGTCCGCTTTCACAG AGCATGATTTCATCAGTGGTAAATGGCACTTACTACACCAGCATCTCTGCTGCAAGATGTCAGGAGTTCGGCCAGTGGTACAAACACCACAAAAAGGCTAAAACTATGATGG GTGAGATGGACAGGCATTGCAACCAACCCTCATTCTCCAGTCAACCCACCATATACCAGCAAACAATGGAAGATACGGGGGAGGAGCCACATGGTATTGTTCAGATGCAAGCTGGAATGCCTGGTTTGGTGATGGCTCAGCTCCTGTCACAGCAGCATGCCATGTCTCAACTTCTTACACATGCTCACACGCACTCACCTGGGGCTCATCCCGTGGCACTAAGGATGCCACCCAAATGCAATGTGTCGCCACCAACAGTAGCTCGAGTTTCCTCCCCTGTCTCTGATGTGTCACCTGAAATCTACCATTGGGTGCGCGAGGAGTTGAAGAGGGCGGGAGTTTCCCAAGCAGTGTTTGCACGAGTAGCCATTAATAGAACTCAG GGTCTGCTGTCTGAGATCTTGCGTAAGGAAGAGGACCCACGGTGTGCATCTCAGTCTCTTTTAGTGAACCTTAGGGCCATGCAGGCCTTCCTACAACTGCCACAGAGTCAGAGAGACTCAATTTATCTGGAGGAAAGAGAGCGCAACCTCAACAGCACCTACAGCACAAGCACCTGCTCCCCTCTGCCCATTCAG GCAAAACTGTCACCTGTTTCCAAGGACATTGTAGTGAAAGTGGAATCTGATGATTACAGCATAAACTCTGGCATCTATGACGAAATACAGCAGGAAATGAGACGGGCCAAAGTGTCACAGGCTTTGTTCGCGAAAGTTTCGGCAGCCAAAAGCCAG gGCTGGCTGTGTGAGCTGCTGCGCTGGAGGGAGGAGCCATCTCCTCACAATCGTACCTTGTGGGAAAATCTTACTTTGATACGTCAGTTCCTAAATCTCAATCAATCAGAGCGAGATGTTATATATGACCAAGAGAGCAATACAGGGCAGACACTACTTCCAGAAATACACACAAGACCACTGCCTGAAGCACTGCAG GCGATACCACAGCATGTGAGGCTTATAAAGCAACTACAGAAAAATCCATCACACCATCAACCCTTCCCACATCCCCAACTCATCACTGGCAGAGACAAGACGATAGATCCAAGTCTGGGAGGCACGTTTTTACCACCAGAAGCCCACGCGATCATGCAGAGCTTCATTAAGGAAGTGGGACTACATCCAGACCAAGAGGCAATTCATACACTATCTGCTCAACTAGGTGTGGCAAAAGAGACTGTTCTCAGCTTTTTTCATGGTCACAACTGGCATCGTCCAGACGATAAGCACAAGAGAATGGACCAACAAGAAGAAGAAATGGAAGATGATTACATGGAGGAAGATGTAGAATGCAGGTATACAAAGGAAAATTATGAGAGGATAGAGCAAAACAAGATAACTGGGAAACAGGACATTGTGGTGGAGCAGAATGCATCTACACAAACTCGTTTGATCATTACTATTAAACAAGAGGAGGAGCTCCCATGTAAGGAGGAGCATGATGATAGCCCTGTCCATTGCCACTTCATAAACTCctaa